The genomic stretch TATTACCAGAAGCTTCACTCAGTTCAAAATAACCATGTTTAGACCGACCCGTTCCAGATTCAATTgagattttgtgattttgtcgTCCGATCCGTCTCGTGGTCGCAGTCGGATTTTCCATAACGGCATGCAACTGAACCACTGAAccgattgttatgaaattttgcacatgtgAATAATACACTTCAAACTAGCTATACCtagcttttcatcaatttttacccacggacaaaaaagttacacacggataaaaatggtgcatttttttcgagtacagGCCTTAGTGGTATATCCGGAAATAGGATGACGCTTACAAATCGGAAATCGGTATCCGACGACATTTTGAAATTCacgatgacgacttccggtttctgaaaatttgCGAAAATGAATTATTTACGGCAAATtcatattttcggaatcaagatAACGTTCAAAGAATAAATTTCAATGTTCGATTCTATTTTTAATTACAAAATGATgatctgatgatgatgatttatATTCACGAAGCTGACATGACGCCAAAAACAGAAATTTGATATCTTactccattttacaattcacaaACTTGTAATAGATATCtgatgctattttgaaatccaagatgacgtcTACCGGTGTCTAAATAGCCGCTAAAAGCTAATACTTTTTTAAGAAATGGTATTCTGCATACAAAATTATTCACCGTTGTTTCTGTTGATGACTATTAGGCTATAGAGAATATCTAAAGTGAGTAATTTTGATGTTTGCTCACTTTTAATTGCCACCAATGATGGACTCATTCCAtgacattttttttgcattatttAATAACGGAGAGTCCAATTCAACGATCCGGATGAAAAATACGTTTGAAAAAGTTGTTGAAGCtgaaccacagagaacagacgttcatcttattttcaaagtaTATCTAAAAACTTTAAACCGTCAGTGGTAATGCTACATGACGCTCGCGTCAACGATAATCCAAGatttcgataaaatatcgatatggcaatatttatgcagtgcaactggggtaCCACAAggcagatgtcgttagtgtattaacgtatattgatttgaattgttttaaacacggttttcaaaatttaatatgaacatgaatgtctgttctttGCGGTTGAACTATTACCGCAAAAATGTGATCAAGACTGTCGATCGAATAaaataaggcgacatccataaactaCGTAACGTTAATCGGAGTATCCATGAGCGTTGCGTgatgttacataggggagggggCAGAGTAAGATCAGTGTAacgtaacaaaaaatatctgaaaagGCTATAATTttactccaaaaacgagcaaatTTTCTACTGCGTAGGTGGTGGCGTTACAttttgttacatatggggggtgggtGTCTTAATTCTTGAGCCGAAGAAACAGATTCCACGCCTGACCATTATGAATCTATGTTATTAAACAAAAAACACAGACCAGAGTGTAAGTTCATGCATTTTTGCTAGTTGTTAGTAGAGTAatgggggtattttggccagctttaggAAGTGATTGCacgatttatttaaaaaaacacgaattttttaacataactatCATACCATTGTTaagagctaagtgtctatttcgTCATACATCATTCAACAAtgcaatttattgaaaaatatccaagaaatatcaaaatttatacgaactactaaaaacatattttggactACCAAGtttatattttggcccacctctATATTTAGAGCCGTGTGTGGAAATATatattaattatttattatattaATTATATTTTAGATCATCATAGATCATTTTAGAGCAGAAATAATGGATTTGAGAAGGACATCTTTCTGCCGTGATATTTTCGCAATTTTGggcatttgaaaatttaaaaaatcgggCTTCTAGCGGTTTAACAGGTATTCTCagccaatttcatatcgttaaatgtaataaattagGAAATATTTACCGGTAAATTGCTACAAGCAGCTTCTTCGTTAAGCACACATCGGCCGAATGGTAGACAAAAAATTGTCAAGACTTaccatggccaaaatatgttcgatCTAGTCAGAAAGAGAGAGTTAAAGTATACAAAATGATTGTATGGTATTTCATTCATGTAACTACAACAATGAATTGTTTTTGAAGCGTAcctatttgttacaatagctttcgAAAGATGACACAAATATTACCACTTCCACtagactttgggttgactcaggcGTGGTTTTGAATATGTGTAAACTAATTCCAAACTAATGCTACCAAGAGACAGTGTTTTGCCGTATGATGCATccaagttttctaatattcattaaatttatcagataaaatgcgtaataTGCTCCCGGGGGGGCAAAAATATGGAGGTGAGCCAACCGTTACCCTACGTGAAATATTTGTAATTTAAATTATAGTAACCTTTGAAAAAGGCCTAAACCAAAAGTGGAAACGTAAGAATATACGGtgcatgatgagtagaacatggtgtaacggtttgaccAAAAACTAGGTGCGgggtgaggaagcgttttttcactttggagggttggagacgaagcatcactatgcaacagcgaataactttttcgtgtttgttgatatatcctCACTAACTAGACAATTAAAGACCGCAAATTCAGGTGTATTAAGTTGGAAATTGTTTCCtaaattaatgaatattggtagcaaggtatgtagcattgccatatttataatttaaatgcatgaaatgatatattatgagttgcgataatttttatgccctagttgtttataaacaaacctactcgctggcaatttttttttccaatatggccgattctgattttgacatatcgttacaccatgtctttatacatcatgatacggtgctcccacagaccgttattgtaaaaaaaatgcaccaaaaaatcTGAGTGGACCATTTGATTgattatgacgtccagaatatctggtctaaatttcaaaatcatcgtaggTACAtctttgagtaatgcccttttgaaggtcgtaaagtacaaaaagtgATATGAAAACGACGGAATATTCATTgtgaagcacgtttttcaaccaccattttatgtaataacttccaaaatagtttctacacattccaagggttatatttcaagacattaacaattgggtcctaaaggtCTAAACGgtattctgatttttatatatcagctgaaagagtgcattcttctgagcaaaacgtgattttcgaaaaatgtttatcgttttcctacgatttttaaatgaagaataaaaaactgctcaaaatgccttaaatgacagttctttCGTATACCGTACATGGACGAAACGTCAAtcaagacctttcgagcagtttttttattcttcatttcaatgacatataaaaactggtataggtTTGAAcccaattggtggaaagatttatttgaaaatcccacagtgcagaGTGGTCTATACTCGAAAAATGGTGAttgttctagatttgactgtgaaaaattgattttatgtacctactcaatgtcttcggcaaaattgtttcatagatcAATGCCTTACTTCTAGCGTTGgatgaaaacatattttttctagtttgcaATATACCTGATTGCTTCCCTTagtaaagttgtggaaaatttaaaaaaaacaattgctgaatactgcgatgtcctatctgtacgttggacatgacaaaatagagttttttgtgaaacaccccttctcaaaataaattttttgcctataattttgtctgtaatggccaaaacaatgcaaaatgttctaagattttattcattcaactaagcttccctcaagactttgtaaaatttattgttctgacaatcatagaaaaagttatagacaaaataCTGTTTTTAAAGGAGGTGTTCTATTTTGTAGTGTCCAACGAACAGATAGGACATTGCAgcattcagcaattgtttttctttttaaattttccacaactttgctgaaggaagttatctggtatattgaaaattagaaaaaatttttttttttatcctactgtggattgatcgaaaaactaaaaacgccaatagtaaggccttgttctatgaaacacttttgctgaagactttgagaacataaaatcaatttttcatagtcaaatctagaacgatcacgatttttcgagtttagaccactgtgcagtgtggaatttttaaacaaatcttgccaccaattgttaatgtcttgaaaaatAACCCTTGGAGTGTTTAGaaaatattttggaagttatttcataaaatggtggttgaaaaacgtgctttacaataagtatttcgtcgttttttatcacttttttgtactttacgaccttcaaaagggcattacttaaaaatgtaccgtacgatgattttgaaattgtgACCAGATATTCTGGACGTTATAACGAGttgaatggtgtactcagattctttggcgcatttatttttataataacggtctgtgggagcaccgtgaataAACACAATCTGGAGTACTTTGTGGTATGGTCGTATGTCAAAACGTAAACAACAcgagtatgtgtgtgtgtatgtgtgtgcctgtgtgtgtgtctgtgagtgtgtgtttgtgtgtgtgtgtttgtgtgtgtgtgtgtgtgtgtgtgtgtgtgtgtgtgtgtgtgtgtgtgtgtgtgggtgtgtgtgtatgtatctGCAACTCTTCATTCTCAGTCACTTTTCTCTGATATTACtgcaccgattttcatgaaatcaattgcaaatgaaaggtctagttatcccataggttgctatttaattttattcttATCGGATTTTTAGGATGTCATGTATCAaactgtgaaaatcacgaaacatgattatctcagaaactgcacaaccgatttgaacaaaattggttttaaaaataCAATCTAAGCTATCATTGAAAACATGGTTCGATAACTTCACAACTCTTTTGCATCAACAAATAGATTTTCGGAACTCAACTAATATGGCTGTATGCGTTAGGtgtttcaaacaaattttaaatgatCAAAATCATTGCGGTGTGTCACCTGGCGTTATTTATCATCGGTAAATCTCAATGATCATTGTTCGACAGACACAAATATGAAATGTAATAAGTTTTCTGTTTGCAGGATGGCCGACGATCGCGAAATGTCTCGTTTTCTGTATCGTCTAACGCAGGAAATTGTCACATCGAGGGATTTTTCCGACACAAACATAAATTCTATTTGTGAAAAGTACTATCGAAACTCCACTTACCGGGACAAAGCTCGGCTTGCACGAACCATTGCGGATCTTAAGGATAGACTACAAGTCGAAAATATGGGTTTCATATCGGATTCATCACTTCTGCAATTACCGGTTCTGAGTGATCATTGCTGCTGCACCAGCACCAAATCACTGGTCAAAAACATTCGAGAACAATGTGACAAGGGTATAAGTGCTCAGTCATTTTCAAAGCTTCCAGGAATGAAAATTAACAAGTATTCACAGTGTCAGGAATCAATTCCTTGTACTAATGAACTGCAGCAACATCGGAAACCTTTAATAGAAGCAAATACAAATATCGCAGCAAAGAGTTGTTCCTCAGAATTGACCATAGATTCCATCAGTACAATAACGACTTATAATTTTCCATCGTCGATGTACACGTCACCCCAGTCGATTAATTTGGAATCTCTCGCCAAACTAGACTTCGCAATTGAGCAGATATCTAGCACATCGGAAGCTGAAGAAAGGTATAACGGGGAACCAATGGAGGGATGCTTTGGCAAAGGAACCAAAAAGTCCACCGACAGTTCGGCAGATATGGCAATGCGAATGGCCGCCTCTGATAGATTGCTTCAAAGCGGTCACAAGTGTCCGTTGCATCATTGTGAGCGGTTTGACCGTCTTGCATCTAGCAGTGCTGGATTACCCGGAGGCTGTGGAGGAGGTTGTGCCAGTGATTTTCCGGTACCGAAGCTGGATTCGGAAGAGTCACAGCAAGCTACGTGCTGTGGGCGGAcagtgaagaagaaaaaaaagtcaggCCCAAAAAAGAAGCAAACTTCGAAAACGAAACAGAGCAATCGTAATCAAAAGTAGGAAAACTGATGCAATTTTTTATTCTTAAATTCCTAATATATTCAAAAGATTTCTGATACCCATTTATAATAcatcaaaaaaatgttgtattgGTCTTTGGTAATGATGTGGATGATAAATTCAATTAAGCATCCTCATTTATTGCTCAGGGAATCGGTTTCTCCACTGAGTGAGAGCAACAGGGACGCGCTTTTTCCCTCATGAatggaatctaaaatgataGACATTGCACTCTTGTTTACAATAGACTGAATTGTTCAAGCATTCTATTTTTTGTAAATTCCCTTAAAAGTCATGGCATAAGGACGATGAGGTCATTAGCAATCGTGCTGTGGAGCATCGGTGTGctatatatttcaatttttgttttatgcTTAGCACTCCTGGTATGAATGAATCGAAAATTCTGAACCTTCATCCTACTGCCATATGAACAAGCATTTCCCTCTCGAACCATGAATCGATTTGAAGTGCCATCAAACCATTGAATTGTGTCCCAGTGATGACCGGCATGCAGCTGGTGGTGTGAAAATCTAACCCTCTGCTGGTTCACCTATCGGAATCCAGTGGAAAGGCGGTAGATAGTGAAGCTTACCGATAGATGGCAGCTCGACGATGCATACTGAAGTTGGCTACCAGTGTAATGCATACCTATGCAACCAACGTCATTTTCATGACACGACGAAGCTGTTGCTGTTTGAAGATAAGTAGGAATGGTGAACACAAAAACATAGTCGACACTCAGCCAGAGTAGAAGTTCAATGGATCCATACTAACTTAACCTATTCTATCGTATTCAAAAGTTTCAACAATGTTGCTATAAAATATGGTTATATATGTAAAACTTGCACTTTACTCACACATCGACGACTTGTTGGCTGTCGTTGGTGCAACATAAGCGAGGATGTGGACTCttagaataattgaaaaaactatAATCCTTACGTACTAGCAGAAGGCACCACCAGCAGCTGAACGACTTGGGCACATTCTTGAAGATCCAAACAGAATTGCATAGCGTTAGATGGCACTTTTTATTGTTACACCCAACTTCGCGAAGAGCCACGTGCGTCTGCAAACTGGAAACTATTCATGTGAGtggatttagtttttttttcgttcgacaTGTTTTCAACGTATGGAACAATAGAGCTTGTATAGCGAATAATgtgttttaatttgaaaaaataaatataaaggcACATAAATTTCGGTAGTTACTTTTCACTCACGCCGTTCTGAACTTATTTAAACTTCGAATGCAGTTGTCGTATGTTTGATTCTCGCCTTGTGGGAGACTGTCAATGTCAGTATGGGTCGTAGCGCTGGTTCCGCGAAGTCTGGATTCAATGAACAAAACAATCAAGTTTCAACAGCGGAATGTTTAGCACCCAGGATTTGGCTTATTGTCTcacttgaaaatgattttgcctCAGAAAGACGcctttgttacccaaaaggctaGGGCTGGTACACACTTAAAAATTTTAGCCgaatctcggtaattttttgccgagaacggcatcactgagtgctcggtaatGATCTTGGTAAAAGAATAATTACCGAGACACTCGGTTTGAAACGAAAATGACAGCTGttgcattttttcgtaaatctcggttttaCCTAACTGAAGTTTCGGCATGAAATATCCGAAATCTCGGTATTTAATGTAAACATTCAGATGAGATCTAACCGAAATTCAGCATAGTTTGATAGATCTTGGTAGTCGCAAACTGATTATTCGGTATCATAGCAACCGTAATCTCGGCGAAATGTAAAAAGT from Wyeomyia smithii strain HCP4-BCI-WySm-NY-G18 chromosome 3, ASM2978416v1, whole genome shotgun sequence encodes the following:
- the LOC129732329 gene encoding uncharacterized protein LOC129732329 isoform X1 → MAVCVRCFKQILNDQNHCGVSPGVIYHRMADDREMSRFLYRLTQEIVTSRDFSDTNINSICEKYYRNSTYRDKARLARTIADLKDRLQVENMGFISDSSLLQLPVLSDHCCCTSTKSLVKNIREQCDKGISAQSFSKLPGMKINKYSQCQESIPCTNELQQHRKPLIEANTNIAAKSCSSELTIDSISTITTYNFPSSMYTSPQSINLESLAKLDFAIEQISSTSEAEERYNGEPMEGCFGKGTKKSTDSSADMAMRMAASDRLLQSGHKCPLHHCERFDRLASSSAGLPGGCGGGCASDFPVPKLDSEESQQATCCGRTVKKKKKSGPKKKQTSKTKQSNRNQK
- the LOC129732329 gene encoding uncharacterized protein LOC129732329 isoform X2 gives rise to the protein MADDREMSRFLYRLTQEIVTSRDFSDTNINSICEKYYRNSTYRDKARLARTIADLKDRLQVENMGFISDSSLLQLPVLSDHCCCTSTKSLVKNIREQCDKGISAQSFSKLPGMKINKYSQCQESIPCTNELQQHRKPLIEANTNIAAKSCSSELTIDSISTITTYNFPSSMYTSPQSINLESLAKLDFAIEQISSTSEAEERYNGEPMEGCFGKGTKKSTDSSADMAMRMAASDRLLQSGHKCPLHHCERFDRLASSSAGLPGGCGGGCASDFPVPKLDSEESQQATCCGRTVKKKKKSGPKKKQTSKTKQSNRNQK